In Pseudomonas fakonensis, one DNA window encodes the following:
- a CDS encoding amidohydrolase family protein, whose translation MAIDRRTLLQLGACASASLALPSFASAPSAEQAKPLLIRDATVVTMDPVLGDLARADVFIDQGTIRAIGQQLPINGAQVLDASGMILIPGLIDSHWHLWNSLLRNSAPVPGGPPFFTSQQTTSKRFTPALNELSVRLGLAEAVHAGITTVNSWSHNLRSPEYAQAELRALVASGLRARLWYGYAQDLAATAPMDFKDIQRVQTQLQGTDYTRIDLGLAIRGPERTEAAIWEQEFAFARAQSLPVSTHIAVTRQMQEKKAIQQLESRGLLSPTVQLVHATHADQQDMASIARSGATVCITPLTEMRVGYGLPPVAALQRAKLPVTLGIDTLVLGGNANPFMLMQTCLNLAIGTSADEQLMTARDALHWATQGAADAMGIGKHTGSITVGKRADLALVDSRRLGMFPVNDPLACIVQSASPADVDTVIADGRIVKRAGQLIGVDLASLRAQATAGAQQLLHR comes from the coding sequence ATGGCCATCGACCGCCGAACGCTACTGCAGCTAGGCGCCTGTGCAAGCGCCAGCCTGGCACTTCCAAGCTTTGCCTCTGCACCATCAGCCGAACAGGCAAAACCCCTGCTGATACGTGACGCCACCGTGGTCACGATGGACCCTGTACTGGGGGATTTGGCGCGAGCCGATGTGTTCATTGACCAGGGCACCATCCGCGCGATCGGCCAACAGTTGCCAATCAACGGCGCACAGGTGCTCGACGCCAGCGGGATGATCCTGATCCCCGGCCTCATCGACAGCCATTGGCACTTGTGGAACAGCCTGCTCCGCAACAGTGCACCGGTGCCGGGCGGTCCACCCTTCTTCACCTCGCAGCAAACCACAAGCAAACGCTTCACACCTGCGCTGAACGAACTGAGCGTGCGCCTGGGGCTGGCCGAGGCGGTGCATGCCGGGATCACCACGGTCAATAGTTGGTCGCACAACCTGCGCAGCCCGGAATACGCCCAGGCCGAACTGCGCGCACTGGTCGCCAGCGGCCTGCGCGCACGGCTCTGGTATGGGTATGCTCAGGATCTGGCGGCCACTGCACCCATGGACTTCAAGGATATCCAGCGGGTGCAAACGCAGTTGCAGGGTACCGACTACACGCGTATCGACCTCGGTTTGGCCATTCGCGGCCCCGAGCGCACCGAGGCGGCCATCTGGGAGCAGGAGTTCGCCTTCGCCAGGGCGCAGTCGCTGCCAGTCTCTACGCACATCGCAGTAACCCGTCAGATGCAGGAGAAAAAGGCGATCCAGCAATTGGAGAGTCGCGGCTTGCTGAGCCCTACGGTGCAGCTGGTGCATGCCACCCATGCCGACCAGCAAGACATGGCCAGCATCGCCCGATCCGGCGCCACGGTGTGCATCACGCCGTTGACGGAAATGCGCGTGGGCTACGGCTTGCCGCCGGTGGCGGCGCTGCAACGGGCCAAACTGCCCGTGACACTGGGCATCGACACCCTGGTGCTGGGGGGCAATGCCAACCCGTTCATGCTCATGCAGACCTGCCTGAACCTGGCCATCGGTACCTCGGCAGATGAGCAGTTGATGACGGCTCGCGACGCCTTGCACTGGGCCACCCAAGGTGCAGCGGATGCCATGGGCATCGGCAAACACACGGGGTCGATCACCGTTGGCAAGCGCGCCGACCTCGCGCTTGTCGACAGCCGCAGGCTGGGGATGTTCCCGGTGAACGACCCGTTGGCGTGCATCGTCCAGTCGGCAAGCCCTGCCGATGTCGACACCGTCATCGCCGACGGACGCATCGTCAAGCGCGCAGGCCAGTTGATTGGCGTGGATCTGGCCAGCCTGCGCGCCCAGGCCACGGCCGGGGCCCAGCAGTTGTTGCACAGGTGA
- a CDS encoding LysR substrate-binding domain-containing protein — MLYDITSLDLFITVAQERNLTRAGRIKHMAVSAISKRISELELQIGSPLLLRNARGVELTPAGQSLLFYARQLKQTMAQLDSELSGYASGVKGHIRIHAITSALSQFLPQDVASFAALYPQIKFDIEERVGSAVVRAVADGRADLGIIATQTASEGLESLVYRHDELTVVVPGGHELTTRKSVGFKELLEHELVGPHLESSVHALLTSEAAKLGMTLKLRIRISSFDCMCRMVSNGLGIAVLPRSVVSQYQRSHKLKAVTLDEPWAQRTLSLVLRKYDAATPTLKTFIDHLRLTG; from the coding sequence GTGCTTTACGACATTACCAGCCTGGACCTTTTCATCACCGTGGCGCAGGAGCGCAACCTGACACGTGCGGGGCGCATCAAGCATATGGCGGTTTCGGCGATCAGCAAGCGGATCAGCGAACTTGAGCTGCAGATCGGCTCACCGCTGCTGTTGCGAAACGCACGGGGCGTCGAGCTCACCCCGGCGGGGCAGTCACTGTTGTTTTATGCCCGGCAACTGAAGCAGACCATGGCTCAGCTCGACAGCGAGCTCAGCGGCTACGCCAGTGGAGTCAAAGGGCACATTCGTATCCACGCAATCACTTCTGCGCTGTCGCAGTTCTTGCCTCAGGATGTAGCCAGCTTCGCTGCGCTCTACCCGCAGATCAAATTCGATATCGAGGAGCGGGTGGGGTCGGCGGTGGTTCGAGCAGTGGCCGATGGGCGGGCCGACCTAGGCATCATTGCCACGCAGACGGCCAGCGAAGGGCTAGAGAGCTTGGTCTATCGGCATGATGAGCTGACCGTGGTGGTGCCTGGCGGACATGAGCTGACGACGCGCAAATCAGTGGGTTTCAAAGAGTTGCTGGAGCATGAGCTGGTCGGTCCGCATCTGGAAAGTTCGGTACACGCGCTGCTGACCTCCGAGGCTGCCAAGCTAGGGATGACCCTGAAATTGCGTATCCGCATCAGCAGTTTCGATTGTATGTGCCGTATGGTGTCGAACGGGCTCGGCATCGCCGTGTTGCCGCGCAGTGTCGTCAGTCAGTATCAGCGCAGTCACAAACTCAAGGCCGTGACCCTCGACGAGCCCTGGGCGCAGCGCACCTTATCGTTGGTACTGCGCAAGTACGATGCTGCCACGCCAACCCTGAAAACGTTCATTGATCACCTGCGACTGACTGGCTAA